A part of Octopus sinensis linkage group LG7, ASM634580v1, whole genome shotgun sequence genomic DNA contains:
- the LOC115214463 gene encoding craniofacial development protein 2-like → MLPLQQRKPPKKGLPHLQEKNGGKRTLNARTLASLRRLEELGANAESHGIDIIAVQEHRFYHPDNILKYHQVGSYQLVTSSASKNTVNSTVGGIGFLLSSKASDTLLSIESISPRIMVLEIDGNPKTTLVCVYSPHNSSVADEIENFYTTLRSTIEQVPLHNFLVIAGDLNARLGPDETKFTFNSKTNRNGEMLKDFLEEFNLYTSNNSFMKPKGQLWTFESPLGDRAQIDYLIFRKKWRNSVKDSRSYSSFSSVGSDHRIVSATVKLSLRSSKKTKPHPIKMIDWEEVLSNPDMSKQFTIEVYNKFQSLSTSEIDAENIEEVYSSLIKSTEEVALAALPKRKSSSLSTKATVLYFQNP, encoded by the exons CACCCTCAATGCCCGCACCCTCGCCTCTCTTCGCCGTCTAGAAGAACTTGGTGCAAATGCAGAATCACATGGCATTGATATAATAGCTGTCCAAGAACACCGATTTTACCACCCTGACAACATCCTCAAATACCATCAAGTCGGTTCTTATCAACTTGTAACCTCCTCAGCATCAAAGAATACTGTTAATTCAACAGTTGGAGGTATCGGATTTCTACTTTCATCAAAGGCTAGTGATACTCTCTTGAGTATAGAGTCAATCTCACCTAGAATTATGGTGCTTGAGATAGATGGAAACCCAAAAACaacattggtatgtgtgtatagcccACATAATTCGTCTGTGGCAGACGAAATTGAAAATTTCTATACAACCCTTCGTTCAACCATTGAGCAAGTACCTCTCCATAATTTTCTGGTTATAGCTGGTGATCTGAATGCTAGACTAGGACCCGATGAGACCAAGTTTACTTTCAACTCTAAAACCAATCGGAACGGAGAAATGCTCAAAGACTTCTTGGAGGAATTTAATCTCTACACCTCCAACAATTCTTTTATGAAACCAAAAGGTCAACTTTGGACATTTGAGTCCCCACTTGGTGATAGGGCACAAATTGACTACCTCATCTTTCGAAAGAAATGGCGCAATAGTGTTAAGGACTCGAGATCCTACTCATCCTTTAGTTCTGTCGGCTCTGACCACAGAATTGTATCAGCTACCGTTAAGCTTAGTCTTCGCTCATCCAAAAAAACTAAGCCTCACCCGATCAAAATGATCGACTGGGAGGAAGTCTTATCTAACCCCGATATGTCCAAACAATTTACTATTGAGGTCTATAACAAATTTCAATCTCTGTCTACTTCTGAAATAGATGCTGAGAACATTGAGGAAGTATACAGCAGCCTCATCAAATCAACAGAGGAAGTTGCACTGGCTGCTCTTCCCAAAAGGAAGA GTTCCTCACTATCAACCAAAGCCACTGTACTTTACTTCCAAAACCCTTAG